A single genomic interval of Mauremys reevesii isolate NIE-2019 linkage group 24, ASM1616193v1, whole genome shotgun sequence harbors:
- the CCT3 gene encoding T-complex protein 1 subunit gamma: MMGQRPVLVLSQNTKRESGRKVQIGNISAAKTIADVIRTCLGPRAMMKMLMDPMGGIVMTNDGNAILREIQVQHPAAKSMIEISRTQDEEVGDGTTSVIILAGEMLAVAEHFLEQQMHPTVIIGAYRKALDDMISSLNKISTPVDVNNREMMLNIIKSAINTKAISHWSDLACGIALDAVKTVEFEENGRKEIDIKNYAKVEKIPGGIIEDSCVLRGIMVNKDVTHPRMRRYIKNPRIVLLDCSLEYKKGESQTDIEITREEDFARILQMEEEYIQQICEDLIRVKPDLIITEKGISDLAQHYLIRANITAIRRVRKTDNNRIARACGARIVSRTDELRDEDVGTGAKLFEVKKIGDEYFTFITDCKDPKACTIMLRGASKEILAEVERNLQDAMQVCRNVLVDPQLVPGGGAAEMAVSHALTEKSKVMTGVEQWPYRAVAQALEVIPRTLIQNCGASTIRILTSLRAKHTQEGSQTWGVNGETGALVDMKDLGIWEPLAVKLQTYKTAVETAVLLLRIDDIVSGHKKKGDGQSRSTGAPDAAQE; this comes from the exons GTCAGAATACAAAACGTGAGTCTGGAAGGAAGGTTCAGATTGGAAACATCAGTGCTGCTAAG acCATTGCTGACGTTATCCGAACATGTTTGGGACCAAGAGCTATGATGAAG ATGCTTATGGATCCAATGGGTGGAATTGTGATGACCAATGATGGCAATGCTATACTTAGAGAA ATTCAGGTCCAGCACCCAGCTGCGAAATCCATGATAGAGATCAGCCGTACTCAGGATGAAGAGGTTGGAGATGGGACCACATCTGTAATTATCCTTG ctGGAGAGATGTTGGCTGTTGCCGAGCACTTCCTAGAACAGCAGATGCATCCAACTGTGATCATTGGTGCATATCGTAAAGCTCTGGATGATATGATCAGCAGTCTGAACAAAATCAG CACTCCAGTTGACGTGAACAACAGAGAGATGATGCTGAATATAATAAAGAGTGCTATAAACACCAAGGCGATAAGCCACTGGTCTGACTTAGCCTGCGGCATTGCTCTTGATGCTGTCAAGACTGTGGAGTTTGAGGAAAATGGCAGAAAGGAAATTGACATCAAGAATTATGCAAAAGTAGAAAAG ATTCCAGGTGGCATAATCGAAGACTCTTGTGTCTTGCGTGGAATCATGGTAAACAAAGACGTAACTCACCCAAGGATGCGTCGCTATATCAAGAATCCACGCATTGTGCTTCTGGACTGTTCGCTGGAGTACAAGAAAGGAGAGAGCCAG ACTGATATTGAAATTACCCGTGAGGAAGACTTTGCACGCATCCTGCAAATGGAGGAAGAATACATTCAGCAGATCTGTGAGGACTTGATAAGGGTCAAACCGGATCTCATCATCACAGAGAAAGGAATCTCTG ACTTGGCCCAGCACTACCTGATCAGAGCCAACATTACAGCCATCCGCAGGGTGAGGAAAACAGACAACAACAGAATCGCCAG GGCCTGTGGAGCTCGCATTGTGAGCCGCACAGACGAGCTGCGTGACGAGGACGTGGGAACTGGAGCCAAGCTTTTTGAAGTTAAGAAAATAGGAGATGAGTATTTCACGTTCATCACAGATTGCAAAGACCCTAAGGCCTGCACTATCATGCTGCGTGGAGCCAGCAAGGAAATCCTAGCA GAGGTGGAACGCAACCTCCAGGATGCCATGCAGGTGTGTCGTAATGTCCtagtagatcctcagctggtgccaggAGGGGGCGCTGCAGAGATGGCTGTTTCTCACGCTTTGACAGAAAAGTCTAAAGTCATGACAGGAGTGGAGCAGTGGCCCTACCGTGCAGTCGCCCAGGCTCTGGAAGTCATTCCAAGAACACTGATTCAGAACTGTGGAGCCAGTACCATCCGCATTCTGACCTCACTAAGA GCAAAACACACTCAGGAAGGCAGTCAAACTTGGGGAGTAAATGGCGAGACTGGAGCCCTAGTGGACATGAAGGACCTGGGGATCTGGGAGCCTTTAGCTGTCAAATTACAGACCTACAAGACAGCTGTGGAG ACTGCCGTCCTCCTTCTCCGTATCGATGACATCGTTTCGGGGCATAAGAAAAAGGGTGATGGTCAAAGCAGATCGACTGGAGCTCCAGATGCAGCCCAGGAGTAA